CAGCATATACGCTGAAATCCATATCGCGATCATTCTTGTTCCCTGAGTGCGCCTTCAATGAACTCATAACATACGCTTCCCGGAAGACACGCCAAACGGTGTTTATGCAACAATGCGCGTAGTTTCCATAAAAGAAATGAAGAGAATTGGCGTGATACACAGAATTGCGAGACAGTACGAAAGAATGTTTAATTTCTAATCAGCGCTTGCGTCAGCGCCAGATTTACGTATAATGCGCGGGCCTGTCATCAATGACGGCTGGTTCGATATGAACCCTGATAGCTTCTTTTTCGCTATCAAACAATGCCCCCAATCGGGGGGCTACGTAAGAACGATTACACTCTCCCATCAATCGTAATGGGTTCGAGGAGTAATCATTTTCGTCTATAAAATAATTGGAGCTCTGGTCTCATGCAGAACCAAAGAATCCGTATCCGCCTGAAAGCGTTTGATCATCGTCTGATCGATCAATCAACCGCGGAAATCGTCGAGACTGCTAAGCGCACTGGTGCGCAAGTCCGTGGTCCGATCCCGCTGCCGACCCGCAAAGAGCGCTTTACCGTTCTGATCTCCCCGCACGTTAACAAAGACGCGCGCGATCAGTACGAAATCCGCACTCACAAGCGTCTGGTTGACATCGTTGAGCCAACCGAGAAAACCGTTGATGCTCTGATGCGTCTGGATCTGGCTGCCGGTGTAGACGTGCAGATCAGCCTGGGTTAATCAGGTCATTGAGCGATTGAGAGGTTGAAACAATGATTGGTTTAGTCGGTAAAAAAGTGGGTATGACCCGCATCTTCACTGAAGAAGGCGTTTCTATCCCAGTAACCGTAATCGAAGTTGAAGCAAACCGCGTTACTCAGGTTAAAGACCTGGCTAACGACGGCTACCGCGCTGTGCAGGTTACCACCGGTGCTAAAAAAGCTAACCGCGTAACCAAGCCGGAAGCGGGTCACTTCGCTAAAGCTGGCGTAGAAGCTGGCCGTGGTCTGTGGGAATTCCGTCTCGCTGATGGCGAAGAATACACCGTAGGTCAGAGCATTAGCGTTGAGCTGTTTGCTGAAGTTAAAAAAGTTGACGTAACTGGCACCTCTAAAGGTAAAGGTTTCGCCGGTACCGTTAAGCGCTGGAACTTCCGTACCCAGGACGCTACCCACGGTAACTCCTTGTCTCACCGCGTTCCGGGTTCTATCGGTCAGAACCAGACTCCGGGCAAAGTGTTCAAAGGCAAGAAAATGGCAGGTCAGCTGGGTAACGAACGTGTAACCGTTCAGAGCCTGGACGTAGTACGTGTTGACGCTGAGCGCAACCTGCTGCTGGTTAAAGGTGCTGTCCCGGGTGCAACCGGTAGCGACCTGATCGTTAAACCAGCTGTGAAGGCGTGAGGAGATAGCAATGGAATTAGTACTGAAAGACGCGCAGAGCGCGCTGACTGTTTCCGAAACTACCTTCGGTCGTGATTTCAACGAAGCGCTGGTACACCAGGTTGTAGTTGCTTACGCAGCTGGTGCTCGTCAGGGTACTCGTGCTCAGAAGACCCGTGCTGAAGTAACTGGCTCCGGTAAAAAACCGTGGCGCCAGAAAGGTACCGGCCGTGCGCGTTCTGGTTCCATCAAGAGCCCGATCTGGCGCTCTGGTGGCGTGACCTTCGCTGCGCGTCCGCAGGACCACAGTCAAAAAGTTAACAAAAAGATGTACCGCGGCGCGCTGAAAAGCATCCTGTCCGAACTGGTACGTCAGGATCGTCTGATCGTTGTCGAGAAGTTCTCTGTAGAAGCGCCGAAAACCAAGCTGCTGGCACAGAAACTGAAAGACATGGCTCTGGAAGATGTGCTGATCATCACCGGTGAACTGGACGAAAACCTGTTCCTGGCCGCACGTAACCTGCACAAGGTTGACGTACGCGATGCTACAGGTATCGACCCGGTTAGCCTGATCGCCTTCGACAAAGTCGTAATGACTGCTGATGCTGTTAAGCAAGTTGAGGAGATGCTGGCATGATTCGTGAAGAACGTCTGCTGAAGGTGCTGCGCGCACCGCACGTTTCTGAAAAAGCGTCTACTGCGATGGAAAAAACCAACACCATCGTTCTCAAAGTTGCTAAAGACGCGACTAAAGCAGAAATCAAAGCTGCTGTGCAGAAACTGTTTGAAGTCGAAGTCGAAGTCGTTAACACCCTGGTAGTTAAAGGGAAAGTTAAACGTCACGGACAGCGTATCGGTCGTCGTAGCGACTGGAAAAAAGCTTACGTCACCCTGAAAGAAGGCCAGAATCTGGACTTCATCGGCGGCGCTGAGTAAGTCGGAGGAGTAATACAATGGCAGTTGTTAAATGTAAACCGACATCTCCGGGTCGTCGCCACGTAGTTAAAGTGGTTAACCCTGAGCTGCACAAGGGCAAACCTTTTGCTCCGTTGCTGGAAAAAAACAGCAAATCCGGTGGTCGTAACAACAATGGCCGTATCACCACTCGTCACATCGGTGGTGGTCACAAACAGGCCTACCGTATTGTTGACTTCAAACGCAACAAAGACGGTATCCCGGCAGTTGTTGAACGTCTTGAGTACGATCCGAACCGCTCCGCGAACATCGCGCTGGTTCTGTACAAAGACGGCGAGCGCCGTTACATCCTGGCCCCTAAAGGCCTGAAAGCTGGCGACCAGATTCAGTCTGGCGTTGATGCTGCAATCAAACCAGGTAACACCCTGCCGATGCGCAACATCCCGGTTGGTTCTACTGTTCACAACGTAGAAATGAAACCAGGTAAAGGCGGTCAGCTGGCGCGTTCTGCTGGTACCTATGTTCAGATCGTTGCTCGTGACGGTGCTTATGTCACCCTGCGTCTGCGTTCTGGCGAAATGCGTAAAGTGGAAGCTGACTGCCGCGCAACTCTGGGCGAAGTTGGTAACGCTGAGCATATGCTGCGCGTTCTGGGTAAAGCAGGTGCTGCACGCTGGCGTGGTGTTCGTCCGACCGTTCGCGGTACGGCGATGAACCCGGTGGATCACCCACATGGTGGTGGTGAAGGTCGTAACTTTGGTAAGCACCCGGTAACTCCGTGGGGCGTTCAGACCAAAGGTAAGAAGACCCGCAGCAACAAGCGTACTGATAAATTCATCGTACGTCGCCGTAGCAAATAATTTTAGAGGATAAGCCATGCCACGTTCTCTCAAGAAAGGTCCTTTTATTGACCTGCACTTGCTGAAGAAGGTAGAGAAAGCGGTGGAAAGCGGTGACAAGAAGCCCCTGCGCACTTGGTCCCGTCGTTCAACGATCTTTCCAAACATGATCGGTTTGACCATCGCTGTCCATAATGGTCGTCAGCACGTTCCAGTATTTGTTTCCGACGAAATGGTCGGCCACAAACTGGGTGAATTCGCACCGACCCGTACTTATCGCGGTCACGCGGCTGATAAAAAAGCCAAGAAGAAATAAGTAGGAGGAAGAGATGGAAACTATCGCTAAACATCGCCATGCTCGTTCTTCTGCTCAGAAGGTTCGCCTGGTGGCTGACCTGATTCGCGGTAAGAAAGTGTCGCAGGCTCTGGATATTCTGACCTACACCAATAAGAAAGCGGCTGTATTGGTTAAGAAAGTCCTGGAATCTGCCATTGCTAACGCTGAACACAACGATGGCGCTGACATTGACGATCTGAAAGTCACGAAAATTTTCGTAGACGAAGGCCCGAGCATGAAACGCATTATGCCGCGTGCGAAAGGTCGTGCAGATCGCATTCTGAAGCGCACCAGCCACATCACTGTGGTTGTGTCCGATCGCTGAGACTCTGGAGACTAGCAATGGGTCAGAAAGTACATCCTAATGGTATTCGCCTGGGTATTGTAAAACCATGGAACTCTACCTGGTTCGCGAACACCAAAGAATTCGCTGACAACCTGGACAGCGACTTTAAAGTTCGTCAGTACCTGAACAAGGAACTGGCTAAAGCGTCTGTATCTCGTATCGTTATCGAGCGTCCGGCTAAAAGCATTCGTGTGACCATTCACACTGCTCGCCCGGGTATCGTTATCGGTAAGAAAGGTGAAGACGTCGAAAAACTGCGTAAGGGCGTAGCGGACATCGCTGGCGTGCCTGCACAGATCAATATCGCCGAAGTTCGTAAACCTGAACTGGACGCAAAACTGGTTGCGGACAGCATCACTTCTCAGCTGGAACGTCGTGTTATGTTCCGTCGTGCTATGAAGCGTGCTGTACAGAACGCCATGCGTCTGGGCGCGAAAGGTATCAAAGTTGAAGTTAGCGGCCGTCTGGGCGGCGCTGAGATCGCACGTACCGAATGGTACCGTGAAGGTCGCGTTCCGCTGCACACTCTGCGCGCTGACATCGACTACAACACCTCCGAAGCGCACACCACTTACGGTGTAATCGGCGTTAAAGTGTGGATCTTCAAAGGTGAGATCCTTGGTGGTATGGCTGCTGTTGAACAACCGGAAAAACCGGCTGCTCAACCGAAAAAGCAGCAGCGTAAAGGCCGTAAATAAGGAGCGTCGCTGATGTTACAACCAAAGCGTACAAAATTCCGTAAAGTGCACAAAGGCCGCAACCGTGGTCTGGCGCAGGGTACGGATGTTAGCTTCGGCACTTACGGTCTTAAAGCTGTTGGCCGTGGTCGTCTGACTGCCCGTCAGATCGAAGCAGCACGTCGTGCAATGACCCGTGCAGTTAAGCGTCAGGGTAAGATCTGGATCCGTGTATTCCCGGACAAACCGATCACCGAGAAGCCGCTGGAAGTGCGTATGGGTAAAGGTAAAGGTAACGTGGAGTATTGGGTTGCCTTGATTCAGCCGGGTAAAGTCCTGTACGAAATGGACGGTGTGCCGGAAGAGCTGGCCCGTGAAGCATTCAAGCTGGCAGCAGCGAAACTGCCGATTAAAACCACCTTTGTAACTAAGACGGTGATGTAATGAAAGCAAAAGAGCTGCGTGAGAAGAGTGTTGAAGAGCTGAACACCGAGCTGCTTAACCTGCTGCGCGAGCAGTTCAACCTGCGTATGCAGGCTGCAAGTGGCCAGCTGCAACAGACTCACCTGTTGAAGCAAGTGCGTCGTGATGTCGCACGCGTTAAGACTTTACTGACTGAGAAGGCGGGTGCGTAATGACAGATAAAATCCGTACTCTGCAAGGTCGCGTTGTTAGCGACAAAATGGAGAAATCCATTGTTGTTGCCATCGAGCGTTTTGTGAAACACCCGATCTACGGTAAATTCATTAAGCGTACGACCAAACTGCACGTACATGACGAGAACAACGAATGCGGTATCGGTGACGTGGTTGAAATCCGCGAATGCCGTCCGCTGTCCAAGACTAAGTCCTGGACGCTGGTTCGCGTTGTAGAGAAAGCGGTTCTGTAATAGAGTAGCGCTCTCTAACAGAATAAACGGCTCAGCGATGAGCCGTTTATTTTTTCTACCCATATCCTGTGAGCGGTGTTATAATGCCGCGCCCTCGATTATGGGGATTTTTTAACGACCTGAAGTTAGGTCCCGAAGTAGTAGTTGACATTAGCGGAGCACTGAAATGATCCAAGAACAGACTATGCTGAACGTCGCCGACAACTCCGGCGCGCGTCGCGTAATGTGTATCAAGGTTCTGGGTGGCTCGCACCGTCGCTACGCAGGCGTCGGCGATATCATCAAAATTACCATCAAGGAAGCAATTCCGCGCGGTAAAGTTAAAAAAGGTGATGTGCTGAAGGCGGTAGTGGTGCGCACCAAGAAGGGTGTTCGTCGCCCTGACGGTTCTGTCGTTCGCTTCGATGGCAATGCTTGTGTTCTTCTGAACAACAACAGCGAGCAGCCTATCGGTACGCGTATTTTTGGGCCGGTAACTCGTGAACTTCGTTCTGAGAAGTTTATGAAAATCATCTCTCTGGCACCAGAAGTACTCTAAGGAGCGAATCATGGCAGCGAAAATCCGTCGTGATGACGAAGTTATCGTGTTAACCGGTAAAGATAAAGGTAAGCGCGGTAAAGTAAAAAATGTCCTGTCTTCCGGCAAGGTCATTGTTGAAGGTATCAACCTGGTTAAGAAACATCAGAAGCCGGTTCCGGCCCTGAACCAACCGGGTGGCATCGTTGAAAAAGAAGCTGCTATTCAGGTTTCTAACGTTGCAATCTTCAATGCGGCAACCGGCAAGGCTGACCGTGTAGGCTTTAGATTCGAAGACGGCAAAAAAGTCCGTTTCTTCAAGTCTAACAGCGAAACTATCAAGTAATTTGGAGTAGTACGATGGCGAAACTGCATGATTACTACAAAGACGAAGTAGTTAAAAAACTGATGACTCAGTTCAACTACAATTCTGTCATGCAAGTCCCTCGGGTCGAGAAGATCACCCTGAACATGGGTGTTGGTGAAGCGATCGCTGACAAGAAACTGCTGGATAACGCAGCAGCTGACCTGGCAGCAATCTCCGGTCAAAAACCGCTGATCACCAAAGCACGCAAATCTGTTGCAGGCTTCAAAATCCGTCAGGGCTATCCGATCGGCTGTAAAGTAACTCTGCGTGGCGAACGCATGTGGGAGTTCTTTGAGCGCCTGATCACTATTGCTGTACCGCGTATTCGTGACTTCCGCGGCCTGTCCGCTAAGTCTTTCGACGGTCGTGGCAATTACAGCATGGGTGTCCGTGAGCAGATCATCTTCCCGGAAATCGACTATGACAAAGTCGATCGCGTTCGTGGTTTGGA
This sequence is a window from Cronobacter sakazakii. Protein-coding genes within it:
- the rpsJ gene encoding 30S ribosomal protein S10, which translates into the protein MQNQRIRIRLKAFDHRLIDQSTAEIVETAKRTGAQVRGPIPLPTRKERFTVLISPHVNKDARDQYEIRTHKRLVDIVEPTEKTVDALMRLDLAAGVDVQISLG
- the rplC gene encoding 50S ribosomal protein L3; its protein translation is MIGLVGKKVGMTRIFTEEGVSIPVTVIEVEANRVTQVKDLANDGYRAVQVTTGAKKANRVTKPEAGHFAKAGVEAGRGLWEFRLADGEEYTVGQSISVELFAEVKKVDVTGTSKGKGFAGTVKRWNFRTQDATHGNSLSHRVPGSIGQNQTPGKVFKGKKMAGQLGNERVTVQSLDVVRVDAERNLLLVKGAVPGATGSDLIVKPAVKA
- the rplD gene encoding 50S ribosomal protein L4 — its product is MELVLKDAQSALTVSETTFGRDFNEALVHQVVVAYAAGARQGTRAQKTRAEVTGSGKKPWRQKGTGRARSGSIKSPIWRSGGVTFAARPQDHSQKVNKKMYRGALKSILSELVRQDRLIVVEKFSVEAPKTKLLAQKLKDMALEDVLIITGELDENLFLAARNLHKVDVRDATGIDPVSLIAFDKVVMTADAVKQVEEMLA
- the rplW gene encoding 50S ribosomal protein L23, translated to MIREERLLKVLRAPHVSEKASTAMEKTNTIVLKVAKDATKAEIKAAVQKLFEVEVEVVNTLVVKGKVKRHGQRIGRRSDWKKAYVTLKEGQNLDFIGGAE
- the rplB gene encoding 50S ribosomal protein L2 gives rise to the protein MAVVKCKPTSPGRRHVVKVVNPELHKGKPFAPLLEKNSKSGGRNNNGRITTRHIGGGHKQAYRIVDFKRNKDGIPAVVERLEYDPNRSANIALVLYKDGERRYILAPKGLKAGDQIQSGVDAAIKPGNTLPMRNIPVGSTVHNVEMKPGKGGQLARSAGTYVQIVARDGAYVTLRLRSGEMRKVEADCRATLGEVGNAEHMLRVLGKAGAARWRGVRPTVRGTAMNPVDHPHGGGEGRNFGKHPVTPWGVQTKGKKTRSNKRTDKFIVRRRSK
- the rpsS gene encoding 30S ribosomal protein S19, producing MPRSLKKGPFIDLHLLKKVEKAVESGDKKPLRTWSRRSTIFPNMIGLTIAVHNGRQHVPVFVSDEMVGHKLGEFAPTRTYRGHAADKKAKKK
- the rplV gene encoding 50S ribosomal protein L22, which translates into the protein METIAKHRHARSSAQKVRLVADLIRGKKVSQALDILTYTNKKAAVLVKKVLESAIANAEHNDGADIDDLKVTKIFVDEGPSMKRIMPRAKGRADRILKRTSHITVVVSDR
- the rpsC gene encoding 30S ribosomal protein S3, encoding MGQKVHPNGIRLGIVKPWNSTWFANTKEFADNLDSDFKVRQYLNKELAKASVSRIVIERPAKSIRVTIHTARPGIVIGKKGEDVEKLRKGVADIAGVPAQINIAEVRKPELDAKLVADSITSQLERRVMFRRAMKRAVQNAMRLGAKGIKVEVSGRLGGAEIARTEWYREGRVPLHTLRADIDYNTSEAHTTYGVIGVKVWIFKGEILGGMAAVEQPEKPAAQPKKQQRKGRK
- the rplP gene encoding 50S ribosomal protein L16, with product MLQPKRTKFRKVHKGRNRGLAQGTDVSFGTYGLKAVGRGRLTARQIEAARRAMTRAVKRQGKIWIRVFPDKPITEKPLEVRMGKGKGNVEYWVALIQPGKVLYEMDGVPEELAREAFKLAAAKLPIKTTFVTKTVM
- the rpmC gene encoding 50S ribosomal protein L29 yields the protein MKAKELREKSVEELNTELLNLLREQFNLRMQAASGQLQQTHLLKQVRRDVARVKTLLTEKAGA
- the rpsQ gene encoding 30S ribosomal protein S17 → MTDKIRTLQGRVVSDKMEKSIVVAIERFVKHPIYGKFIKRTTKLHVHDENNECGIGDVVEIRECRPLSKTKSWTLVRVVEKAVL
- the rplN gene encoding 50S ribosomal protein L14: MIQEQTMLNVADNSGARRVMCIKVLGGSHRRYAGVGDIIKITIKEAIPRGKVKKGDVLKAVVVRTKKGVRRPDGSVVRFDGNACVLLNNNSEQPIGTRIFGPVTRELRSEKFMKIISLAPEVL
- the rplX gene encoding 50S ribosomal protein L24; this translates as MAAKIRRDDEVIVLTGKDKGKRGKVKNVLSSGKVIVEGINLVKKHQKPVPALNQPGGIVEKEAAIQVSNVAIFNAATGKADRVGFRFEDGKKVRFFKSNSETIK
- the rplE gene encoding 50S ribosomal protein L5, with amino-acid sequence MAKLHDYYKDEVVKKLMTQFNYNSVMQVPRVEKITLNMGVGEAIADKKLLDNAAADLAAISGQKPLITKARKSVAGFKIRQGYPIGCKVTLRGERMWEFFERLITIAVPRIRDFRGLSAKSFDGRGNYSMGVREQIIFPEIDYDKVDRVRGLDITITTTAKSDEEGRALLAAFDFPFRK